The proteins below are encoded in one region of Peribacillus muralis:
- a CDS encoding DUF2642 domain-containing protein, with translation MSRSSKESSGSRNSRRSNLGEFFTKLQTENSFSIGTIPGFTLAIDNEFSAVLKKGKGEHCKKEDSKKCAHKQDENRIDDRIKDNQKGGKKMSSKKECKKNYCEYLYYKWLIENGNNTPVTPDFPDTPDFPGDQFSDLRRILLRLLGKTVTVSTDFAPVTGILSAIEADYIVISEAAGTVVFVPFRAINSVREPI, from the coding sequence ATGTCAAGATCCTCAAAGGAATCAAGTGGATCAAGGAATTCAAGAAGATCGAATTTAGGTGAGTTTTTTACAAAATTGCAGACCGAAAATTCATTTTCCATAGGGACCATACCGGGATTCACGCTTGCGATCGATAACGAATTCAGTGCTGTACTAAAGAAGGGAAAGGGGGAGCATTGCAAAAAGGAAGACAGCAAGAAGTGTGCACACAAGCAAGATGAGAATAGAATAGATGATCGTATAAAAGACAATCAAAAAGGTGGTAAAAAAATGAGCAGCAAGAAAGAATGTAAAAAGAATTATTGCGAATACCTCTACTATAAATGGCTAATTGAAAATGGAAACAATACGCCAGTTACACCAGACTTCCCCGATACACCGGATTTTCCAGGAGACCAGTTCAGTGATTTAAGAAGGATTTTATTGAGATTACTAGGAAAAACCGTAACGGTTTCCACTGACTTTGCACCGGTGACGGGAATTTTAAGTGCGATTGAAGCTGATTATATCGTCATTAGTGAAGCAGCTGGGACTGTTGTATTCGTTCCGTTCCGTGCCATCAATTCTGTAAGAGAGCCTATATAA